One stretch of Deltaproteobacteria bacterium DNA includes these proteins:
- a CDS encoding MerR family DNA-binding transcriptional regulator: MPIGRWEVSPMYLSIGQESRELGTSVSTLRRWEQEGTSAAAYRTPGGHRRYSLRVPQDSLGLIADVTSRITVA, from the coding sequence ATGCCGATAGGACGCTGGGAGGTATCGCCTATGTATTTGTCAATAGGTCAAGAGAGTCGGGAACTTGGCACATCAGTATCAACGCTGCGCCGGTGGGAGCAAGAGGGCACTAGCGCGGCGGCGTACCGGACGCCAGGCGGACATCGTCGCTACTCGCTACGCGTCCCCCAAGACAGCTTGGGCCTTATCGCGGATGTGACCTCGCGCATAACAGTCGCCTAG